One genomic window of Roseateles sp. DAIF2 includes the following:
- the epsE gene encoding polysaccharide export protein EpsE codes for MMMQKTPSRPRAALIALATAASLGCALLAASPAALAQQQGATAPAEYRLGAGDVIRISVYQNPDLTLETRVGETGVVSYPLLGTVRIGGLSATQAEKLIADGLKNGNFVKVPQVTIVVMQVKGNQASVLGQVNRPGRYPLEVADMRLTDLLANAGGVTTTGAEILVLSGTRNGQPYRVEIDLPSVFAPGGRGQDIVVQNGDVLWVDRAPMVYIYGEVQRPGAMRLERSMTLMQSLATGGGLTLRGTEKGIRVHRKSADGKVQVLQPAMDEPLKDGDVVYVRESLF; via the coding sequence ATGATGATGCAGAAGACGCCGAGCCGGCCCCGCGCCGCGCTGATCGCCCTGGCCACCGCGGCCAGCCTGGGATGCGCACTGCTGGCCGCCAGCCCGGCGGCGCTGGCGCAGCAGCAAGGCGCCACGGCCCCCGCCGAATACCGCCTGGGCGCGGGCGACGTGATCCGCATCAGCGTCTATCAGAACCCCGACCTGACCCTGGAGACCCGTGTCGGCGAAACCGGCGTGGTGTCCTACCCGCTGCTGGGCACGGTGCGCATCGGCGGCCTGTCGGCCACGCAGGCCGAGAAGCTGATCGCCGACGGGCTGAAGAACGGCAACTTCGTCAAAGTGCCCCAGGTCACCATCGTCGTGATGCAGGTCAAGGGCAACCAGGCCAGCGTGCTGGGCCAGGTGAATCGTCCGGGCCGCTATCCGCTGGAAGTCGCCGACATGCGCCTGACCGACCTGCTGGCCAATGCCGGCGGCGTCACCACCACCGGTGCCGAGATCCTGGTGCTGTCCGGCACGCGCAATGGCCAGCCCTATCGCGTCGAGATCGACCTGCCCAGCGTGTTCGCCCCGGGCGGCCGCGGCCAGGACATCGTGGTGCAGAACGGTGACGTGCTGTGGGTCGACCGCGCGCCGATGGTCTATATCTACGGCGAGGTGCAGCGCCCCGGCGCGATGCGCCTGGAGCGCAGCATGACCCTGATGCAGAGCCTGGCCACCGGCGGCGGCCTGACCCTGCGCGGCACCGAAAAGGGCATCCGCGTGCACCGCAAGAGCGCCGACGGCAAGGTGCAGGTGCTGCAGCCGGCGATGGATGAGCCGCTGAAGGATGGCGACGTCGTGTACGTGCGCGAGAGCCTGTTCTAA
- a CDS encoding polysaccharide biosynthesis tyrosine autokinase gives MSNYKESTLGSAERNAQDARTALQDRSIGHILAEANNLSAEQVERILSYQKSHGTKFGEAAVALGLAKGEDVLWALSQQFHYPYAPGGGTKLSDELVLASKPFSAQAEAFRVLRSQINMRLFNADEPRRAIAVVSHDSGDGKTFFAANMAIAFSQLGGRTLLVDADMRNPRQHEVFGIDNSTGLSGILSGRAEANVIRPVADLPSLFVMPVGTMPPNPMELVERPAFGLLMRELVSKFDHVIVDTPAAIHGADYAVIAARCGAALALARKGTTRVNAVQDLVATLSNSPAKLAGVIMNEI, from the coding sequence ATGTCCAACTACAAAGAATCCACGCTCGGCAGCGCCGAGCGCAATGCCCAGGACGCCCGGACCGCCTTGCAGGACCGCTCGATCGGCCACATCCTGGCCGAGGCCAACAACCTCAGCGCCGAGCAGGTCGAGCGCATCCTGTCCTATCAGAAGAGCCATGGCACCAAGTTCGGCGAGGCCGCGGTGGCTCTGGGTCTGGCCAAGGGCGAGGACGTGCTGTGGGCGCTGAGCCAGCAGTTCCACTATCCCTATGCTCCGGGCGGCGGAACCAAGCTCAGCGACGAGCTGGTGCTGGCCAGCAAGCCCTTCAGCGCCCAGGCCGAAGCCTTCCGCGTGCTGCGCAGCCAGATCAATATGCGGCTGTTCAATGCCGATGAGCCGCGCCGCGCCATTGCGGTGGTCAGCCATGACAGCGGCGACGGCAAGACCTTCTTCGCCGCCAATATGGCGATCGCCTTCAGCCAGCTGGGTGGCCGCACCCTGCTGGTCGATGCGGACATGCGCAACCCGCGCCAGCACGAGGTGTTCGGTATCGACAACAGCACCGGCTTGTCGGGCATCCTGTCCGGCCGCGCCGAGGCCAATGTGATTCGCCCGGTGGCCGACCTGCCCAGCTTGTTCGTGATGCCGGTGGGCACGATGCCGCCCAACCCGATGGAGCTGGTCGAGCGGCCCGCCTTCGGCCTGCTGATGCGCGAGCTGGTGTCGAAGTTCGACCATGTGATCGTCGACACGCCGGCCGCCATCCACGGTGCCGACTATGCGGTGATCGCCGCTCGCTGCGGTGCCGCGCTGGCCCTGGCCCGCAAGGGCACGACCCGCGTCAACGCGGTGCAGGACCTGGTGGCCACGCTCAGCAACAGCCCCGCCAAGCTGGCCGGGGTGATCATGAACGAGATCTGA
- the epsF gene encoding chain length determinant protein EpsF, with protein sequence MSFRQFLSILFARKVLFLIVLLAVVIPAVVVSLLLPKKYTATASVVVDVKPDPLAAIAYQSMMTPAVMATQIDIIQSDRVARRVVRTLRLTENAQIREQWMDEAKGQGDIETWLVALFQKELDVKPSRESSVINIAYRAADPRFAAALANAFVQAYIDTAVDLRVDPAKQYSSFFDARAKDAREALEKAQAQLSAFQRENGVVMTDERMDIENQRLNELSTQLVMLQSLSAEATSRQAQANAGSADKLQEVTNNPVVSQLRADLSRQEAKLQEISARLGDNNPQVVELKANIGELRQRLESEVRRLSAGVGISGNISRQREAQTRAELDAQRSKVLKMKQVRDEGALILRDVENAQRSYDNIMQRLSVTSIESQATSSNVSLLNQAVPPLEHSSPKVLLNSVLAVFVGLLLGTGVVLGAELRDRRVRDNDDIEALVGLPVIGLLPGPNSRSAAGRKIDARLHQRLIGHAASSTKAS encoded by the coding sequence ATGAGTTTTCGCCAATTTCTCTCCATTCTGTTTGCACGCAAGGTGTTGTTCCTGATCGTGCTGCTGGCGGTGGTGATTCCGGCCGTCGTGGTCAGTTTGCTGCTGCCGAAAAAGTACACCGCGACCGCGAGCGTCGTCGTGGATGTCAAGCCGGACCCGCTGGCTGCGATTGCCTATCAGTCGATGATGACCCCGGCCGTGATGGCGACCCAGATCGACATCATCCAGAGCGACCGGGTGGCCCGTCGCGTGGTGCGCACGCTCCGCCTGACCGAGAACGCGCAGATCCGCGAGCAATGGATGGATGAGGCCAAGGGGCAGGGCGATATCGAGACCTGGCTGGTGGCACTGTTCCAGAAGGAACTGGACGTCAAGCCGTCGCGCGAATCCAGCGTCATCAACATCGCCTACCGTGCGGCCGACCCGCGCTTTGCTGCAGCGCTGGCCAATGCCTTCGTGCAGGCCTATATCGATACCGCGGTCGATCTGCGTGTCGATCCGGCCAAGCAGTACAGCAGCTTCTTCGACGCCCGCGCCAAGGATGCTCGCGAAGCGCTGGAGAAGGCGCAAGCCCAGCTGTCGGCCTTCCAGCGTGAGAACGGCGTGGTGATGACCGACGAGCGCATGGACATCGAGAACCAGCGTCTGAACGAGTTGTCCACTCAGCTGGTGATGCTGCAGTCGCTCAGTGCCGAGGCCACCAGCCGCCAGGCCCAGGCCAATGCCGGCTCCGCCGACAAGCTGCAGGAGGTGACCAACAACCCGGTGGTTTCCCAGTTGCGCGCCGACCTGTCGCGCCAGGAGGCGAAGCTGCAGGAGATCAGCGCCCGTCTGGGTGACAACAACCCCCAGGTGGTGGAGTTGAAGGCCAATATCGGCGAGCTGCGCCAGCGCCTCGAGAGCGAGGTGCGGCGCCTGTCGGCCGGTGTCGGCATCAGCGGCAACATCAGCCGCCAGCGCGAGGCCCAGACCCGGGCCGAACTGGATGCCCAGCGCTCCAAGGTGCTGAAGATGAAGCAGGTGCGCGACGAGGGCGCGCTGATCCTGCGCGATGTCGAGAACGCCCAGCGTAGTTACGACAACATCATGCAGCGCCTGTCGGTGACCAGCATCGAGAGCCAGGCCACGTCCAGCAACGTCAGCCTGCTGAACCAAGCCGTTCCGCCGCTGGAGCATTCCTCGCCCAAGGTGCTGCTGAACAGCGTGTTGGCCGTGTTTGTGGGCCTGCTGCTCGGTACCGGCGTGGTGCTGGGCGCCGAGCTGCGCGACCGCCGTGTGCGCGACAACGACGACATCGAAGCCCTGGTAGGCCTGCCGGTGATCGGCCTGTTGCCCGGTCCGAACTCGCGCAGCGCAGCCGGCCGCAAGATCGACGCACGTCTGCATCAGCGACTGATCGGTCATGCCGCTTCGTCAACCAAGGCTTCCTGA
- the xrtB gene encoding exosortase B produces the protein MSAALAPADKGRSAHLLPWLIAGLGLALLYVPTLISLFGGLWASDEQGHGPIVLGVTIWLIYRRWGELMDIEASAPRPWLAWPLLVLGGLAYAIGRSQGIWLFEVGSSIAMVCGIVLLLRGPRQLKAIGFAIFFMFFMIPLPGAVVDALTQPMKMAVSYVAEHILYSAGYPISRTGVILQIGPYQLLVADACAGLHTLFTLEALGLLYLNIVRHASLFRNIALAILIVPISFAANVIRVMVLTLITYHFGDEAGQGFLHGFAGMVLFLSALMLIIATDGMLRLGANRLRKGQTA, from the coding sequence ATGAGTGCTGCGCTGGCTCCGGCCGACAAGGGCCGTAGCGCCCATCTCCTGCCCTGGCTGATCGCCGGCCTGGGTCTGGCGCTGCTGTATGTGCCGACCTTGATCAGCCTGTTCGGCGGCCTCTGGGCCTCGGACGAGCAGGGTCACGGTCCGATCGTGCTGGGCGTGACCATCTGGCTGATCTACCGCCGCTGGGGCGAGCTGATGGACATCGAGGCCTCGGCGCCGCGGCCCTGGCTGGCCTGGCCGCTGCTGGTGCTCGGCGGTCTGGCTTATGCCATCGGACGCTCGCAAGGCATCTGGCTGTTCGAGGTCGGATCGTCGATCGCGATGGTCTGCGGCATCGTGCTGCTGCTGCGCGGCCCGCGCCAGCTCAAGGCGATCGGCTTCGCGATCTTCTTCATGTTCTTCATGATCCCCTTGCCGGGAGCCGTGGTCGACGCGCTGACACAGCCGATGAAGATGGCCGTGTCCTATGTGGCGGAACATATCCTGTACTCGGCGGGCTATCCGATCAGCCGTACCGGCGTGATCCTGCAGATCGGCCCCTATCAGCTGCTGGTGGCGGATGCCTGCGCCGGCCTGCACACGCTGTTCACGCTGGAGGCTCTGGGCCTGCTGTACCTGAACATCGTGCGTCACGCCTCGCTGTTCCGCAATATCGCGCTGGCCATCCTGATCGTGCCGATCAGCTTCGCCGCCAACGTGATCCGCGTGATGGTGCTGACGCTGATTACCTACCACTTCGGCGATGAGGCCGGCCAGGGCTTCCTGCATGGTTTCGCGGGCATGGTGCTGTTCCTCAGCGCACTGATGCTGATCATCGCCACCGACGGCATGCTGCGCCTGGGCGCAAACCGTCTGCGCAAGGGGCAAACGGCATGA
- the ubiE gene encoding bifunctional demethylmenaquinone methyltransferase/2-methoxy-6-polyprenyl-1,4-benzoquinol methylase UbiE yields the protein MSSTHFGFQTVDEQEKAGRVRGVFDSVASRYDVMNDLMSMGLHRAWKTYTVAVANLKPGERVLDIAGGTGDLSRAFARKVGETGMVVHTDINEAMLRQGRDRLLNEGLVLPTGLCDAEKLPFKDGSFDLVSVAFGLRNMTHKDQALAEMCRVLRPGGRLLVLEFSKVAAPLRKPYDWYSFKILPRLGQMIAGDAESYRYLAESIRMHPAQAELKAMMKTAGFGHVDVHNLSAGVVALHAGIKC from the coding sequence ATGAGCAGCACCCATTTCGGCTTCCAGACCGTCGACGAGCAGGAGAAGGCCGGCCGCGTGCGCGGCGTGTTCGATTCCGTCGCCTCGCGCTATGACGTGATGAACGACCTGATGTCGATGGGTCTGCACCGCGCCTGGAAGACCTACACGGTGGCCGTGGCCAACCTGAAGCCGGGCGAGCGCGTGCTGGACATCGCCGGCGGCACCGGCGATTTGTCGCGCGCCTTCGCGCGCAAGGTCGGCGAGACCGGCATGGTGGTGCACACCGACATCAACGAGGCGATGTTGCGCCAGGGCCGCGACCGCCTGCTCAACGAGGGCCTGGTGCTGCCGACCGGGCTGTGCGACGCCGAGAAGCTGCCCTTCAAGGACGGCAGCTTCGACCTGGTCAGCGTGGCCTTCGGCCTGCGCAACATGACCCACAAGGACCAGGCGCTGGCCGAGATGTGCCGCGTGCTGCGCCCGGGCGGGCGGCTGCTGGTGCTGGAGTTCTCCAAGGTGGCCGCGCCGCTGCGCAAACCCTATGACTGGTATTCGTTCAAGATCCTGCCGCGCCTGGGCCAGATGATCGCCGGCGATGCCGAGAGCTACCGCTACCTGGCCGAGTCGATCCGCATGCATCCGGCCCAGGCCGAGCTGAAGGCGATGATGAAGACGGCCGGCTTCGGCCATGTGGATGTGCACAACCTCAGCGCCGGCGTCGTGGCGCTGCACGCCGGCATCAAGTGCTGA
- a CDS encoding polysaccharide pyruvyl transferase family protein codes for MKRFYLSGQTDFGNRGCEALVRSTLQLLKSQFGNDVEVLVPSFRPDLDAPQWPDAAKQGVRFVRALPFPSELKIWSRLLRLIPSVARRFFPSYRLPVDIENDLRGCDALLVIGGDNITLDYGLASLAWHVQFAAHAKRLGIPVMVWGASIGPFSKEPFAETHVAQFLRRIECVTVRETISLEYLKSIGVSSNVSLVADGAFVMAPESIDVSSFWPRNSKNGVLGFNISPLIQKFRPAGEAYSVLQKEVVGFLQEVLNKSELGILLLPHVDPLDGNRVNSDSYYMQEILNMLGAHDGRVTLVPATLNAAQLKGVLAQCRFFIGARTHATIGALSSQVPTVSIAYSIKAKGLNRDLFGDESLVLETPAVSKQTLFEYFEKLCTEEEQLRRFLASRIPDWKQRAHGSAGRLAEALQ; via the coding sequence ATGAAACGTTTCTATCTCTCTGGCCAGACGGATTTTGGAAATCGCGGTTGCGAGGCGTTGGTTCGATCAACTCTTCAGCTCCTGAAGAGTCAGTTTGGTAATGATGTCGAAGTTTTGGTTCCAAGCTTTCGACCTGATCTCGATGCACCGCAGTGGCCCGATGCAGCCAAACAGGGGGTGCGCTTTGTACGGGCGTTGCCCTTTCCCTCCGAGTTGAAGATATGGAGCCGCCTGCTCCGCTTGATTCCGTCGGTTGCAAGGCGCTTCTTCCCGAGCTATCGCCTGCCGGTCGACATCGAAAATGATCTCCGTGGCTGTGACGCGCTTCTGGTTATTGGTGGCGACAACATCACGCTGGACTATGGGCTGGCCTCGTTGGCTTGGCATGTCCAGTTCGCGGCGCATGCGAAACGTCTGGGAATTCCAGTCATGGTTTGGGGGGCATCTATTGGCCCTTTTAGCAAGGAGCCGTTTGCCGAAACTCACGTTGCTCAATTTCTTCGGCGCATTGAATGCGTCACTGTGCGGGAAACCATATCTCTCGAATATCTGAAATCAATTGGAGTCTCGAGCAACGTCAGTCTGGTGGCGGACGGCGCTTTCGTGATGGCACCAGAGTCGATTGATGTTTCGAGCTTTTGGCCTCGCAATAGTAAAAATGGTGTGCTTGGTTTTAATATCAGTCCGCTGATACAGAAATTCCGGCCGGCCGGAGAGGCCTATAGCGTACTACAGAAGGAAGTAGTTGGTTTTCTCCAGGAGGTCTTGAATAAGAGTGAGCTGGGAATTCTTTTGTTACCTCACGTTGATCCGCTGGATGGTAATAGAGTTAATAGCGACTCATATTACATGCAAGAAATTCTGAATATGCTGGGCGCCCATGACGGGCGCGTGACCTTGGTCCCCGCAACCTTGAATGCAGCACAGCTGAAAGGTGTCTTGGCGCAGTGCAGGTTCTTTATTGGTGCCCGAACGCATGCGACCATCGGCGCACTTTCCAGTCAAGTGCCAACCGTCTCTATAGCCTATAGCATTAAGGCTAAGGGACTTAATCGAGACCTTTTTGGTGACGAGTCGCTGGTTCTTGAGACTCCCGCAGTAAGCAAGCAAACTTTGTTCGAGTACTTCGAAAAGCTGTGCACCGAGGAGGAACAATTGCGGCGCTTCCTTGCCTCTCGCATTCCTGACTGGAAACAGCGTGCGCATGGCTCGGCTGGCCGTCTGGCAGAGGCGTTGCAATGA
- a CDS encoding gamma-butyrobetaine hydroxylase-like domain-containing protein, whose translation MAGLTPTTPQPTEITVHQQSRLLEIAFADGERFSIPFELMRVFSPSAEVMGHGPGQETLQTGKREVGIAALEPVGHYGIRPQFDDGHESGIFSWDYLYQLGSRAAEFWADYEAKLAAAGLGRDDPMPGKAGSACGHHHH comes from the coding sequence ATGGCCGGATTGACGCCCACCACCCCGCAGCCCACCGAGATCACCGTGCACCAGCAGTCGCGTCTGCTGGAGATCGCCTTTGCCGACGGCGAGCGCTTTTCCATCCCCTTCGAGCTGATGCGCGTGTTCTCGCCCTCGGCCGAGGTGATGGGCCATGGGCCGGGGCAGGAAACCTTGCAGACCGGCAAGCGCGAGGTGGGCATCGCGGCGCTGGAGCCGGTGGGCCACTACGGCATCCGGCCGCAGTTCGACGACGGCCACGAGAGCGGCATCTTCTCCTGGGACTATCTCTACCAGCTGGGCAGCCGCGCGGCCGAGTTCTGGGCCGACTACGAGGCCAAGCTGGCCGCCGCCGGCCTGGGCCGCGACGACCCGATGCCGGGCAAGGCCGGCTCGGCCTGCGGGCACCACCATCACTGA
- a CDS encoding EpsD family peptidyl-prolyl cis-trans isomerase has translation MNLTTTTQAARTLPGLRLTGLALAVTTAVLLAACGGGSKGEKASQTAAKVNKEEITVHQINYVLQRQPGLRPEQAEAAGRQVLERLIDQELAVQKAEDLKLDRDPRVVQQIEAAKREIIARAYLERVGEGVSKPTTDEVSKYYNDKPALFKDRRIYSLQELVIEAKPEQFAEIRSKLQEAKNMGEFAEYLKSHDFRFAGNQAVRAAEQLPLASVDAIARMKDGDSAVTPNPNGLTVLFLVGSRSQPVDEARARPAIEQFLTNQRKAELAQKDMKSLREAAKVEYVGKFAEGAPGAAAAAASAPEAAAPTVATPAAPAAPAASGLDANTISKGMGLK, from the coding sequence ATGAATCTGACCACCACCACTCAAGCCGCCCGCACCCTGCCGGGCCTGCGTCTGACCGGCTTGGCCCTGGCCGTCACCACCGCCGTGCTGCTGGCCGCCTGCGGCGGCGGCAGCAAGGGCGAGAAGGCCTCGCAGACGGCCGCCAAGGTGAACAAGGAAGAGATCACCGTCCATCAGATCAACTATGTGCTGCAGCGCCAGCCGGGCCTGCGCCCGGAGCAGGCCGAGGCCGCGGGCCGCCAGGTGCTGGAGCGCCTGATCGACCAGGAGCTGGCGGTGCAGAAGGCCGAGGACCTGAAGCTCGACCGCGACCCGCGTGTCGTGCAGCAGATCGAGGCCGCCAAGCGCGAAATCATCGCGCGCGCCTATCTGGAGCGGGTGGGCGAGGGCGTCTCGAAACCCACGACCGACGAAGTTTCCAAGTATTACAACGACAAACCGGCCCTGTTCAAGGATCGCCGTATATATAGCCTGCAGGAACTCGTGATCGAGGCCAAGCCGGAGCAGTTTGCGGAAATTCGCAGCAAACTCCAGGAGGCCAAGAATATGGGCGAGTTTGCGGAATATCTGAAGTCGCATGATTTCCGCTTTGCCGGCAACCAGGCGGTGCGCGCCGCCGAGCAGCTGCCGCTGGCCAGCGTCGACGCGATCGCCCGGATGAAGGACGGCGACTCCGCCGTCACCCCGAACCCGAACGGCCTGACCGTGCTGTTCCTGGTCGGCTCGCGCAGCCAGCCGGTCGACGAGGCGCGCGCGCGCCCGGCGATCGAGCAGTTCCTGACCAACCAGCGCAAGGCCGAGCTGGCGCAGAAGGACATGAAGTCGCTGCGCGAGGCGGCCAAGGTCGAATATGTCGGCAAGTTCGCCGAGGGCGCCCCGGGCGCTGCCGCGGCTGCCGCATCGGCACCCGAAGCCGCCGCGCCGACCGTGGCCACGCCCGCAGCCCCCGCCGCGCCGGCCGCCAGCGGCCTGGACGCGAACACCATCTCCAAGGGAATGGGCCTGAAGTAA
- a CDS encoding Coenzyme F420 hydrogenase/dehydrogenase, beta subunit C-terminal domain has translation MTANRPSVAIALSATAVAEKGFCIGCGACTVSNGSAKIDFNEYGELTVKMNSASAAQSMAVDKVCPFSTSAPSESVLAEAEFAKLPGISRGEEVGFYSGLYAAYSHKHRSAGSSGGIATWLLGKLLDTNKVDKVIAVGRTADGDRFFDFKVISNSEELSTTATSFYYPVSYDRILKYVLENPGRYAITGVPCFHKALRQLKREHPLLRERIVYQIGIVCGQMKSALYLEYLTRRSGMERVAEDACFRRKNPLARADEYYFEASATSQDGEHFVKRIGNREIGANWGMGLFKPKACDFCDDVFAETADIAIMDAWLPKYVTDGLGTSLVVTRSAEINDILETARESELWAERVDEQSVMESQRGGLNHRRAGLRYRLALAAGTAVPSKRVLPHKNFGVFFKLEQKLRERLRRKSREAMLAQVHGGELGLKTYDAQMTLTLQMYRWLYRIKSRLGKSIDYRNEFRLDA, from the coding sequence ATGACGGCCAATCGCCCGTCCGTGGCGATAGCTCTCAGCGCTACAGCAGTGGCTGAGAAGGGGTTCTGCATCGGATGCGGTGCATGTACTGTCTCCAATGGCTCAGCGAAGATTGACTTCAACGAGTATGGGGAATTGACAGTAAAGATGAATTCCGCCTCTGCCGCCCAGTCGATGGCGGTGGACAAAGTGTGCCCCTTTTCTACGAGCGCACCGTCTGAGTCGGTGTTGGCTGAGGCAGAGTTTGCGAAGCTGCCGGGTATCAGTCGCGGTGAAGAGGTCGGATTCTATAGCGGACTGTATGCAGCTTATTCTCATAAGCATCGCAGCGCTGGGTCTTCTGGCGGCATTGCGACCTGGCTTCTTGGAAAGCTTCTGGATACCAATAAGGTCGACAAGGTAATCGCCGTAGGGCGTACGGCTGACGGGGATCGTTTCTTTGATTTTAAAGTAATTTCAAATTCTGAAGAGCTGTCCACCACAGCAACGTCATTTTACTATCCAGTTAGTTACGACCGAATACTAAAGTATGTTCTTGAGAACCCGGGTCGCTATGCCATTACAGGGGTGCCCTGTTTTCATAAGGCATTGAGGCAACTCAAGCGTGAGCACCCGCTGCTTCGGGAGCGCATCGTCTATCAGATCGGGATAGTCTGCGGGCAGATGAAGAGCGCGCTTTATCTGGAGTACTTGACGCGACGGTCTGGTATGGAGCGAGTCGCCGAAGATGCATGTTTCCGACGCAAAAATCCACTGGCACGAGCTGACGAATATTACTTTGAAGCCAGCGCGACATCGCAAGACGGAGAGCATTTTGTTAAACGAATCGGAAATCGTGAAATAGGTGCCAATTGGGGGATGGGGCTGTTTAAACCCAAGGCCTGCGACTTCTGTGACGACGTTTTTGCCGAGACTGCCGATATCGCTATTATGGATGCGTGGCTACCGAAGTACGTTACCGATGGACTCGGGACAAGTCTTGTCGTGACGAGATCTGCAGAGATCAACGATATCTTGGAAACTGCTCGCGAATCCGAACTGTGGGCAGAACGCGTTGATGAGCAGTCCGTAATGGAGTCTCAGCGAGGTGGATTAAATCATAGACGCGCGGGACTTCGATACAGGCTGGCCTTAGCTGCAGGAACCGCTGTGCCCAGTAAGCGAGTCCTCCCGCATAAAAACTTCGGCGTTTTCTTCAAGCTCGAGCAGAAGTTGCGTGAGAGGCTTCGCAGGAAGAGTCGCGAGGCCATGCTGGCGCAAGTTCATGGTGGAGAGTTGGGCCTGAAAACATACGATGCACAGATGACTCTGACTTTGCAAATGTACCGGTGGCTCTATCGTATTAAGAGCCGTCTAGGTAAATCAATTGACTACCGCAATGAATTCAGACTGGATGCCTAG
- the epsI gene encoding exosortase-associated protein EpsI, B-type encodes MSKRNENTLPRQQRRAALALILMGAAASLGWKLTPTTSLSTLHGDFQLEQVVPKQFGDWRMDEAAVGGVVNPQQEAMLKQLYSQTLSRTYVNSSGHRIMLSIAYGNDQRDGLQMHYPEVCYPAQGFQVRSNQPADLAFANSMIPARRLETVLGNQRYEPVTYWTVIGETVVRGGVNKKMVEMQYGFRDLIPDGLLFRISSIDRDAQQAFLLQQRFAENLLKAVDPQYRRRLAGLVA; translated from the coding sequence ATGAGCAAGCGTAACGAGAACACCCTGCCGCGCCAGCAGCGCCGTGCAGCGTTGGCGTTGATCCTGATGGGGGCCGCTGCCAGCCTGGGCTGGAAGCTCACGCCGACAACAAGCCTATCCACCTTGCATGGGGACTTCCAGCTGGAACAGGTCGTGCCCAAGCAGTTTGGCGATTGGCGTATGGATGAGGCAGCTGTGGGTGGCGTGGTCAACCCCCAACAGGAGGCCATGCTGAAGCAGCTGTACAGCCAAACGCTATCGCGCACCTATGTGAATAGCAGCGGGCATCGCATCATGTTGTCCATTGCATATGGCAACGATCAGCGGGATGGACTGCAGATGCACTATCCAGAGGTCTGCTATCCGGCACAGGGGTTCCAGGTGCGTTCGAACCAGCCTGCTGATCTCGCATTCGCCAATTCAATGATCCCGGCTCGGCGTTTGGAAACTGTCTTGGGCAATCAGCGCTACGAGCCTGTGACCTACTGGACGGTAATTGGCGAGACCGTAGTGCGGGGTGGCGTCAACAAGAAAATGGTTGAGATGCAGTATGGATTTCGCGATCTGATCCCCGACGGGCTGCTCTTCAGAATTTCGAGCATTGATCGTGATGCTCAGCAAGCATTTCTGTTGCAGCAGAGATTTGCAGAAAATCTGCTGAAAGCTGTGGACCCACAATATCGCCGCCGTCTGGCGGGTCTTGTTGCGTAA